From one Terriglobia bacterium genomic stretch:
- a CDS encoding radical SAM protein, translating to MGGTAMANLSITTLCNRDCVYCFARSARASVPAPSTHMSPALFDKALDFLARSGIDRVRLLGGEPTVHPAFPELVAKALSRDMSLLVFSNGLMPEPAIRCIEEAPAGSIEILVNASDGCAAPDVESERQKEILRRLGTRAMLSVNLHHAGIDPSFTLRWIREYGLASNVRVGLAHPSLGSDNSWLRPRQYRAVGERLAPFVAECRQQGVSIDFDCGFVPCMFPEGVLESLGLSAGDIGRRCSPVLDILSDGQVVCCYPLAALHREALTENVDAECLRRTFEESFSRYRPAGVLPQCSACALKRQGDCLGGCLAAAMERMRPTPWQAFVESPRTSIRRAAAASQRWVVPYIDQPLPFWRELRDDFGAEICEVYLPLPPEVIGSGRPPQPSQHTREFLESGLFQVNVLVNPVVLPEPVDVVAPRVVGILRTWRERYGIAGATVSNLLLASRIRDALPELQLVASTLLEIDTPAQALMLEDTFDVLVPATKVMRDISSLRRLRAAFPGRVRLIVNEACLPGCPHRRQHFYEMAAGFENPESLCHDMLEREPWLRLTGAWVLPQHLHLYDNTYDELKLAGRVTLRDPARYRRVLGAYIARSELQPQEIGGGPAAVNWPISVSEEFYVHTLNCGHACDSCQRCREVAGNAGLVLNSMEVMQ from the coding sequence TTGGGGGGGACAGCGATGGCTAACCTTTCCATCACCACCCTCTGCAACCGCGATTGCGTTTACTGCTTTGCGCGATCGGCACGCGCATCAGTGCCCGCGCCATCCACCCACATGAGTCCTGCCCTGTTTGACAAAGCGCTCGATTTCCTGGCGCGGTCAGGCATTGATCGCGTCCGATTGTTGGGCGGCGAACCCACGGTCCATCCCGCCTTCCCGGAACTGGTTGCCAAAGCCCTTTCGCGGGACATGAGTCTGCTGGTGTTCTCGAATGGCCTGATGCCGGAGCCGGCCATCCGATGCATTGAAGAGGCGCCCGCCGGCAGCATCGAGATACTGGTGAATGCGTCGGATGGGTGCGCGGCTCCAGATGTCGAAAGCGAGCGGCAGAAGGAAATCCTGCGCCGTCTCGGTACCCGCGCCATGCTCAGTGTCAACCTGCATCATGCGGGGATCGACCCTTCGTTCACTTTGCGTTGGATTCGCGAATACGGACTGGCATCGAATGTGCGCGTCGGCTTGGCGCACCCCAGCCTGGGCAGCGACAACTCCTGGCTCAGGCCTCGTCAATACCGCGCGGTCGGCGAGCGTTTGGCGCCGTTTGTGGCCGAATGCAGGCAGCAGGGAGTTTCCATCGATTTCGACTGCGGTTTTGTTCCCTGCATGTTTCCCGAGGGCGTCCTGGAATCTCTCGGACTCAGCGCCGGTGACATAGGTCGGCGTTGCAGTCCTGTCCTGGACATACTCAGCGACGGCCAGGTTGTCTGCTGCTACCCGCTGGCCGCCCTCCATCGGGAAGCACTCACGGAGAATGTCGACGCCGAGTGCTTGCGGCGTACGTTCGAGGAAAGCTTCTCCCGTTATCGTCCCGCAGGGGTGTTGCCGCAATGCTCGGCCTGCGCCTTAAAGCGGCAGGGCGATTGCCTCGGTGGCTGCCTTGCCGCAGCTATGGAACGCATGCGTCCGACTCCATGGCAAGCCTTTGTGGAGAGCCCCCGCACCTCGATCCGCCGGGCTGCCGCAGCAAGTCAACGCTGGGTCGTCCCTTACATCGACCAACCGCTGCCGTTTTGGCGCGAGCTCCGTGACGACTTCGGCGCGGAGATCTGCGAGGTTTATCTCCCGCTCCCGCCAGAAGTGATTGGATCGGGCCGGCCGCCACAACCCTCCCAGCACACGCGAGAGTTCCTGGAAAGCGGACTTTTCCAGGTCAATGTCCTCGTCAATCCCGTAGTGCTGCCGGAACCTGTTGACGTGGTTGCACCCCGAGTGGTTGGAATTCTGCGAACGTGGCGTGAACGTTACGGCATCGCCGGCGCAACGGTTTCGAACCTTCTCCTGGCTTCGCGAATCCGCGATGCGTTACCGGAACTGCAACTTGTGGCTTCCACATTGTTGGAAATTGACACGCCGGCGCAGGCGCTCATGCTCGAAGACACTTTCGACGTGCTGGTGCCGGCGACCAAGGTGATGCGCGACATTTCCTCCCTGCGGCGGCTCCGCGCAGCCTTCCCCGGGCGCGTGAGATTGATTGTGAACGAGGCATGTCTGCCCGGCTGCCCACACCGCAGGCAGCACTTCTATGAAATGGCTGCAGGGTTCGAGAACCCGGAGTCGCTTTGCCACGACATGTTGGAGCGAGAGCCGTGGCTGCGTTTGACTGGGGCATGGGTGCTGCCGCAGCACCTCCACCTCTATGACAATACGTACGACGAGTTGAAGTTGGCCGGCCGCGTCACGTTGCGCGACCCTGCTCGTTATCGGCGGGTGCTGGGTGCGTACATAGCCCGCTCGGAGTTGCAGCCACAGGAAATCGGCGGCGGTCCGGCTGCGGTGAACTGGCCGATCAGCGTTTCCGAGGAGTTCTATGTACACACCCTGAATTGTGGTCATGCCTGCGATTCCTGCCAACGCTGCCGCGAGGTAGCGGGGAACGCCGGCCTGGTGTTGAACTCAATGGAGGTCATGCAGTGA
- a CDS encoding radical SAM protein, producing the protein MIQRLLSDLPVFGVLSRAGTAVYAPGRLAWFGDSKPTQGAIPQSILEAAVATVQDWAALARAPFMPVCLTLNLTNRCLLNCSYCFAKFLPDRNRRQEQPDSSAILAAARLVIESCQTRKKPFQIVFSGGGEPTLAWDSLQAVVRKTRALAESRGIEWKSYIATNGCTSATRLRWLARNISKIGLSCDGPPDIHDLQRPTADLRPSAGDIKRAADILRKGGSEFAVRATITPASALRQAEIVRWLCERLGARQIRFEPVYHAAPGMEFRPEDASRFVCEFLAAQQVARELGADLSLSGVRLDELHGPHCNVLKDVLHLRPDGTATACFLSCTGASLGAAIYTIGCLDNKTGQYRLDSRRIAQLRGMAARLPSRCKECLNAYHCARSCPDLCLLSEPLQPDDSEPDFRCRVARQLTTAWLLDAGARCRSKAPDPSSERIKQFLAGVEAQVHVARVVSDWISLGPDAPTARSLPAPLWIRRGFQMDREEAWRRISGYLRNTRTDGPLSVYVHVPFCRLRCGFCDCYAEPVAKGSNRSIGAFAKGLLAEIDAWGSCQPPLPASITTVHFGGGTPNSLPADVFGAIVTRIRDSLGVTPATEWALESTTSLLTGEGLQWLRELGFTRLHVGIQTLEEEVRSAIGRRENSEKAVARLRLALELGFVVSVDLIYGLPGQSTKGWLATLDKLVDLGIDGFSLYSLQRTERNQRFLSRLAAPPLASEARFALFHAAHQFLLRHGYHKNHFAHFAKERDRNLYYQHAVRRENLLALGPSADGVFGPFLYRHPQLAAYSLGAADGGPVLEGALQMSPIECRLRGAEAELMGNAISWRTFENLGLDSLLSEWQSMGLISLTSGRPEPELSATGSWEIAGMLQALTDRLPQTDSRPRNVQRLDSLDGSFRFSYNACGKWRT; encoded by the coding sequence GTGATCCAGCGCCTTTTGTCAGATCTGCCTGTCTTCGGAGTCCTGTCGCGGGCGGGAACGGCGGTTTACGCTCCTGGGCGGCTGGCATGGTTTGGTGATTCCAAACCAACCCAGGGCGCCATACCACAATCAATTCTGGAGGCGGCGGTCGCCACGGTTCAGGATTGGGCGGCACTGGCCCGGGCCCCCTTCATGCCGGTCTGTCTCACGCTCAACCTGACCAACCGATGCCTGCTGAACTGCAGTTACTGTTTTGCCAAGTTTCTTCCGGACCGGAATCGGCGGCAGGAGCAACCGGATTCGTCCGCCATCCTCGCTGCCGCGCGCCTGGTAATCGAATCTTGCCAGACCAGAAAGAAACCGTTTCAGATCGTGTTCTCAGGTGGTGGGGAGCCAACCCTGGCATGGGACAGTCTGCAAGCGGTCGTGAGAAAAACACGAGCGCTTGCCGAATCCCGTGGGATTGAATGGAAGAGCTACATCGCAACCAATGGCTGCACTTCCGCAACGCGCCTCCGCTGGCTTGCGAGGAACATCAGCAAGATCGGTCTGTCGTGTGATGGCCCCCCGGACATTCACGATTTGCAGCGGCCTACCGCGGACTTACGCCCGTCGGCTGGTGACATCAAGCGCGCTGCGGACATCCTTCGGAAAGGAGGTAGCGAGTTCGCGGTGCGCGCCACCATCACTCCGGCCTCGGCCTTGCGGCAGGCCGAAATTGTCCGCTGGCTGTGCGAGCGACTGGGTGCTCGCCAGATAAGGTTCGAACCGGTCTACCATGCAGCCCCCGGAATGGAGTTCCGGCCAGAGGACGCCAGTCGTTTCGTTTGCGAGTTTCTGGCGGCGCAACAGGTCGCTCGGGAACTGGGGGCGGACCTGTCGCTCTCCGGAGTGCGGCTCGATGAACTGCATGGACCGCACTGCAATGTCTTAAAAGACGTCCTGCATCTGCGACCGGATGGGACGGCAACAGCCTGCTTTCTTTCCTGCACTGGCGCCTCGCTAGGAGCCGCAATCTACACCATCGGTTGTCTCGACAATAAGACGGGACAGTACCGTCTCGATTCCCGGCGCATCGCGCAATTGCGCGGCATGGCGGCTCGTTTACCGTCCCGCTGCAAGGAGTGTTTAAACGCTTATCACTGCGCTCGATCCTGTCCTGACCTGTGTCTCCTCAGCGAACCCCTGCAACCTGACGATTCCGAGCCAGATTTCCGTTGCCGCGTCGCTCGCCAACTTACCACTGCGTGGCTGCTGGACGCGGGCGCTCGATGCCGGAGCAAGGCTCCGGATCCGTCCTCCGAGCGGATCAAGCAGTTCCTTGCTGGTGTCGAAGCGCAGGTCCACGTCGCCCGCGTGGTCAGCGATTGGATTTCGCTCGGCCCGGATGCACCGACCGCCCGATCCCTCCCCGCCCCGCTCTGGATCCGCCGGGGTTTCCAAATGGATAGGGAGGAGGCTTGGCGCCGGATTTCGGGGTACCTTCGCAACACTCGAACCGACGGACCACTCTCGGTGTACGTGCATGTCCCATTCTGCCGGCTGCGTTGCGGCTTTTGCGACTGCTACGCGGAACCAGTCGCCAAGGGGTCGAACCGAAGCATCGGAGCATTCGCTAAGGGCCTGCTCGCCGAGATCGATGCGTGGGGCTCGTGTCAGCCTCCTTTGCCAGCCTCGATCACAACCGTGCACTTCGGCGGGGGAACGCCCAACAGTCTGCCCGCCGATGTCTTTGGTGCGATCGTCACCAGAATCCGAGATTCCCTGGGCGTTACGCCAGCCACCGAATGGGCATTGGAGTCCACCACTTCTCTGCTGACAGGCGAGGGTCTGCAATGGCTTCGAGAACTCGGCTTCACGCGCTTGCACGTCGGGATCCAGACGCTTGAAGAGGAAGTCCGCTCAGCCATCGGCCGCCGCGAGAACAGCGAGAAGGCCGTCGCGCGACTGAGACTGGCCCTGGAGTTGGGGTTCGTGGTCTCGGTGGATCTCATTTACGGTTTGCCGGGACAGAGCACAAAAGGGTGGCTGGCAACACTCGACAAGCTGGTTGATCTGGGCATCGATGGCTTCTCGCTTTACAGCCTGCAGAGAACGGAACGCAACCAGCGCTTTCTCTCGCGACTTGCTGCGCCGCCTCTCGCTTCTGAAGCACGTTTCGCTTTGTTCCACGCTGCCCACCAGTTTCTGTTACGGCATGGCTACCACAAGAACCATTTCGCCCACTTTGCTAAAGAGCGCGATCGAAACCTGTACTACCAGCATGCCGTTCGCCGCGAGAACCTTCTCGCACTCGGGCCTTCGGCCGATGGCGTGTTCGGTCCCTTCCTTTATCGTCATCCGCAGCTTGCAGCTTATTCGCTTGGCGCGGCCGATGGGGGGCCGGTTCTGGAAGGCGCGTTGCAGATGTCGCCAATCGAATGCCGATTGCGTGGCGCCGAAGCGGAGTTGATGGGCAACGCTATTTCCTGGCGGACATTCGAAAACCTGGGTCTAGACTCGCTGCTGAGCGAATGGCAATCCATGGGCCTGATTTCGTTGACCTCAGGGCGTCCGGAGCCTGAACTATCGGCTACAGGATCGTGGGAGATCGCCGGCATGCTTCAAGCCCTGACAGACAGACTACCTCAGACAGATTCTCGACCCCGTAATGTCCAGAGACTCGATTCGCTCGACGGTTCCTTTCGCTTTAGCTACAATGCCTGTGGAAAGTGGAGAACTTAA